A stretch of Paenibacillus peoriae DNA encodes these proteins:
- a CDS encoding MFS transporter yields the protein MSDSQQLKMGPLVILMINMFIAMLGIGLIIPILPKFMSSLGGSGETGGYLVAVFGLTQFLFSPLAGEWSDKYGRKKMIIIGLVIMTASSVLFAIGESLTILYISRLLGGAGAAFMIPPMMAYIADITTVHNRGRGMGLLGAAMSLGFVIGPGVGGLLADISIRTPLYVSAAVSGVAALISLIMLPETLSLEKQLKFRNVKAKRDNVIKQFALSFRKPYFMLLIMIFTLTFGLTHFETMFPFFVTGKFHYNERDIAIIITVGALVGTVIQAVVISPMLNRFGEKGVIIGSFLFSAISLVLMLLSGNFYYVLGVSLIFFTATSLLRPAINTALSKMAGDEQGVAAGMNNAYMSIGNILGPALAGKLFDVHINLPYIFGAVILILSLGLAVKWNSRDTQTTAV from the coding sequence ATGTCAGATTCACAACAGTTGAAAATGGGGCCGCTGGTCATTTTGATGATTAATATGTTTATTGCCATGCTGGGAATTGGCCTCATTATTCCGATCCTTCCCAAGTTTATGAGCTCCTTGGGAGGCAGTGGTGAAACGGGTGGTTATTTGGTTGCCGTGTTTGGCTTAACCCAATTCCTGTTTTCGCCGTTAGCGGGAGAATGGTCCGATAAATACGGACGTAAAAAAATGATTATTATCGGTTTGGTAATCATGACGGCGTCTTCTGTATTGTTTGCGATTGGGGAATCGTTAACCATACTGTATATCTCCCGTTTGCTGGGAGGTGCAGGAGCAGCTTTTATGATTCCTCCGATGATGGCCTATATTGCTGATATTACAACGGTCCACAATCGCGGTAGAGGAATGGGATTGTTGGGTGCCGCCATGTCTCTTGGCTTTGTGATCGGTCCTGGTGTGGGCGGCTTGCTGGCAGATATCTCGATTCGTACGCCCTTATATGTTTCGGCGGCCGTATCGGGCGTAGCTGCACTGATTTCCTTGATTATGCTGCCCGAAACCTTGTCGCTGGAGAAACAGTTGAAGTTTCGGAATGTCAAGGCCAAACGGGATAATGTGATTAAACAGTTTGCCCTTTCTTTCCGCAAGCCTTACTTTATGCTGCTGATTATGATATTCACGCTAACCTTTGGATTGACGCATTTTGAAACGATGTTTCCTTTCTTCGTGACGGGCAAGTTTCATTACAATGAGCGTGATATTGCTATCATTATTACCGTAGGAGCACTGGTCGGAACCGTGATTCAAGCTGTGGTCATTAGCCCGATGTTGAATCGTTTTGGCGAAAAAGGTGTCATTATCGGCTCCTTTCTGTTTTCAGCGATTTCCCTTGTGCTTATGCTGCTCTCCGGCAACTTTTATTATGTACTCGGGGTATCGCTCATCTTCTTTACCGCTACGTCGTTGCTGCGGCCAGCCATTAATACTGCTTTATCCAAAATGGCGGGGGATGAGCAGGGAGTTGCAGCCGGCATGAACAATGCTTATATGAGTATTGGTAATATTCTGGGGCCTGCACTTGCGGGTAAATTGTTCGATGTGCATATCAATTTGCCATATATTTTTGGGGCAGTCATTCTCATCCTTAGTTTGGGGCTGGCTGTAAAATGGAATAGCAGAGATACGCAAACCACAGCGGTTTAA
- a CDS encoding lactonase family protein, whose translation MEERNEQLFYTGTYASRQERGIYVCALNVTHGDLRMVGGVEGMERPSFLALHPDGTKLYAASETEGGELYAYQVNTQTGELHPLDRKGTEGAHTCYVSVTTDGRYVLASNYSGGNAVVFPVTEAGGLGDMSGQVQHTGSGIRQDRQDVAHPHSIIPDPSGQYALICDLGLDQIVVYRLTEDGKLVTHRETDLPPGSGPRHLVFHPSRPYAFVANELNNTVAVFSYNERNGELTLLQSLSTLPEGFINVENTAADIRITPCGRFLYVSNRGHDSIVLYHVDLDSGKLRTVEWVETFGSTPRNFNILSGYLVVANQDGNNLVSFAIHGEDGRLTRTGYVLEVPSPVCIEPVR comes from the coding sequence ATGGAAGAGCGGAATGAGCAGTTATTTTATACAGGGACTTATGCGTCTCGTCAGGAAAGAGGAATATATGTATGTGCTTTGAATGTGACCCATGGTGATCTGCGCATGGTTGGAGGTGTGGAAGGGATGGAGAGGCCTTCTTTTCTCGCGCTACACCCGGATGGGACAAAGCTGTATGCTGCCAGTGAAACAGAAGGAGGCGAGCTGTATGCGTATCAGGTGAATACCCAGACGGGGGAATTACATCCTTTGGATCGCAAAGGGACAGAGGGAGCACATACTTGCTATGTTTCCGTAACAACCGATGGACGATATGTGCTGGCTTCCAACTATTCAGGCGGCAATGCCGTTGTGTTCCCTGTGACGGAAGCTGGAGGATTGGGAGACATGTCGGGGCAAGTTCAGCATACCGGCTCAGGTATTCGCCAGGACCGTCAGGATGTGGCACATCCGCATTCGATTATTCCAGATCCTTCAGGACAGTATGCCCTGATATGTGATCTGGGGCTGGATCAGATTGTGGTATACCGTTTGACAGAGGATGGCAAACTGGTGACCCATCGTGAGACAGATTTGCCACCTGGTTCTGGACCGCGTCATCTGGTTTTTCATCCTTCGCGTCCATATGCTTTTGTCGCCAATGAGTTGAACAATACCGTCGCTGTGTTTAGTTATAACGAACGTAATGGTGAGCTTACATTGCTGCAAAGCCTGTCCACACTGCCAGAAGGCTTTATAAATGTAGAAAATACGGCAGCCGATATTCGGATTACGCCCTGTGGACGCTTTTTGTATGTGTCAAACCGCGGCCATGACAGCATCGTGCTATACCATGTCGATCTGGACAGCGGCAAGCTGAGGACGGTTGAATGGGTGGAAACCTTCGGCAGCACACCGCGTAACTTCAACATCTTGTCCGGTTATCTGGTAGTGGCGAATCAGGATGGAAACAACCTCGTATCCTTTGCAATCCATGGTGAGGATGGACGGTTGACCCGAACGGGATATGTGCTGGAGGTTCCTTCACCTGTATGTATTGAACCTGTACGCTAA
- a CDS encoding NAD(P)-dependent oxidoreductase yields MKVIIFGATGTIGKALVKEAIKRKYEVTAAVRDPQHMTEQSEYLTVVQADILNPNSVTDVAKGHDAIISAYGPKFGEEEELLEATRSLLEGTRRSGAERILVVGGAGSLKTENGERLMDTAEFPEEVKPLAAAHADALELYRAADVDWTYCSPAGMIEAGKRTGQFRIGLDHLVVDELGHSRISVEDYAVALIDELVEGEFVNSRFTVGY; encoded by the coding sequence ATGAAGGTTATTATTTTCGGGGCAACAGGAACAATCGGCAAAGCGTTAGTAAAGGAAGCTATCAAGCGTAAGTATGAGGTGACGGCGGCGGTGCGCGATCCGCAACATATGACAGAGCAAAGTGAATATTTGACAGTGGTTCAAGCGGATATTCTGAATCCAAATTCTGTTACGGATGTGGCCAAAGGGCACGATGCTATCATTAGCGCATACGGTCCCAAGTTTGGAGAAGAGGAAGAACTGCTCGAAGCGACTCGTTCTTTGCTGGAAGGAACTCGGCGTTCCGGCGCGGAGCGCATCCTTGTCGTTGGCGGAGCGGGAAGTCTGAAAACAGAAAACGGTGAACGCCTCATGGATACCGCCGAGTTTCCGGAGGAAGTGAAGCCGTTGGCGGCTGCCCATGCAGATGCACTGGAGCTGTACCGCGCTGCGGATGTAGACTGGACCTATTGTAGTCCTGCCGGAATGATTGAAGCAGGAAAACGTACAGGACAGTTCCGTATTGGTTTGGATCATTTGGTGGTTGATGAATTAGGCCATAGCCGTATCTCGGTCGAAGATTATGCGGTAGCCCTGATTGATGAGTTAGTAGAAGGGGAATTTGTCAATTCCCGTTTTACAGTTGGATATTAA
- a CDS encoding methyl-accepting chemotaxis protein: protein MKRSVKKRMGLQSKLYFILLIPLIVIGVIVLWTTNQSIQNASLSTMQLNNETLAKNTAQLLDKSAVKSLNTDSSEQSSEYKQLRNELNTLRLQTGILYIYMYNRVGNEWKITVDGAAWDDKDYSPFGTPVSFTLKETEEKLKQGETVTTDITTDPEWGTMFSSFTPIKDTDGTIISYLGIDRSLSSVTEVYEHTLPEAYRLVIPVISIILIISITAMMLVTRRILRQVRFIKNTLEQVADGNLTVTSSQVTYDQLGEISGLTNKMVEAMSNMIVDIQSSSSTLQHASKNIVVTTEGTLHQTEELSRTLQQIADVSINQAEQAVESVQQSDRLGQTLDEVGSHVQQFTDTAHHLNEVRNQVASEHELLLEKGRESALRIKQMQRMSHALTEKSREAANIGQQVQGIVKQTQILSFNASIEASRAGEAGKGFSVVAHEMGQLAQQSAISIREIDEILSSFVEQIEQMGDQFDENIKTVNEQEIQISVCLQSVDKVTQVSQEVQELAAHLAQLTAEMQEVRHSVDQHLNHTASAAQQTAGMTEDVSASAQKQALAVKELSEVARNLTTLSNNLQRHADQFRVKNAE from the coding sequence ATGAAAAGAAGCGTTAAAAAAAGAATGGGATTACAATCCAAACTCTACTTCATCTTGCTCATTCCTTTAATAGTGATTGGCGTCATTGTTCTGTGGACGACCAATCAATCTATCCAGAATGCTTCTCTATCAACCATGCAGCTAAATAATGAAACGCTGGCAAAGAACACGGCCCAGTTATTGGACAAATCCGCAGTCAAGAGCTTAAATACGGATTCATCGGAGCAAAGTAGCGAGTATAAACAACTTCGTAACGAGTTAAATACGCTCAGGCTGCAAACTGGAATCCTGTACATCTATATGTACAACCGTGTGGGCAATGAGTGGAAAATTACGGTAGATGGAGCCGCATGGGACGACAAAGACTACAGTCCATTCGGAACTCCTGTAAGTTTTACCCTTAAAGAAACGGAAGAGAAATTGAAACAAGGGGAAACAGTGACTACAGATATTACAACGGACCCTGAGTGGGGGACGATGTTTTCCTCCTTTACTCCCATTAAGGATACAGATGGAACCATCATTAGTTATTTGGGAATCGATAGATCCCTGTCCTCTGTGACTGAAGTATACGAACATACCTTGCCCGAGGCCTACCGATTAGTTATTCCTGTTATCTCCATCATTCTGATCATCTCCATTACGGCTATGATGCTGGTAACCCGGCGGATACTGCGTCAGGTGAGATTTATTAAAAATACACTGGAGCAAGTAGCCGACGGCAACCTTACGGTTACATCGTCGCAAGTAACATATGATCAGTTAGGCGAAATCAGCGGATTGACGAACAAAATGGTGGAAGCCATGTCGAATATGATTGTGGATATTCAAAGCAGTTCAAGTACACTCCAGCATGCTTCGAAGAATATCGTCGTGACAACGGAGGGGACACTCCATCAGACTGAGGAACTGTCCCGTACGCTCCAGCAAATTGCCGATGTCTCTATTAACCAAGCAGAACAAGCGGTGGAATCAGTTCAACAATCTGACCGATTAGGACAAACGCTGGATGAAGTCGGAAGCCATGTGCAGCAATTCACGGATACAGCCCATCATCTCAATGAGGTTCGCAATCAGGTAGCCAGTGAGCATGAACTGTTATTAGAAAAAGGACGAGAAAGCGCCCTGCGTATCAAGCAGATGCAACGCATGTCCCACGCGTTAACCGAAAAATCCCGCGAGGCAGCTAACATCGGTCAACAGGTACAGGGCATCGTAAAGCAGACGCAGATTTTGTCCTTCAATGCATCTATTGAAGCCTCACGTGCAGGCGAAGCTGGCAAGGGTTTTTCTGTGGTCGCTCATGAAATGGGGCAACTTGCCCAACAATCCGCCATATCGATTCGTGAAATCGACGAAATCTTAAGCAGCTTTGTTGAGCAAATTGAGCAAATGGGTGATCAATTTGATGAAAACATAAAGACCGTCAATGAACAAGAAATCCAAATTTCGGTATGTCTACAGTCTGTTGACAAAGTCACCCAGGTCTCACAGGAAGTTCAGGAGTTAGCTGCACATCTGGCTCAATTGACGGCAGAGATGCAAGAGGTACGTCACAGCGTAGATCAACATTTAAATCACACAGCCAGCGCGGCACAGCAGACTGCCGGAATGACAGAAGATGTATCAGCAAGTGCTCAGAAGCAGGCCCTAGCGGTAAAAGAACTATCCGAAGTAGCCCGCAATTTGACCACACTATCAAACAATCTGCAGCGTCATGCCGACCAATTCCGGGTAAAAAACGCTGAATAG
- a CDS encoding HAD hydrolase-like protein, with the protein MIQAVIFNLESTLLDPGGRGLTQGMRDIFRWKGIQVTEEQVSHGRGMPIRDHIANVLGLSEVRKKWLECFGAHPGRVDIEHIYLELVPVLRSLIQGAEPAIGIDRALQELQDRRIQSGATASCPMEMLSHVFTPAQSPYTLDCMVAPCEVSQGRPYPWMIYEIAHRLQVFPLSDIVKVGDTAADMQEGRNAGVWTIGVLNHNESVTTVAQTTSHEAEDRVAEERRRQSVYGLKRAGAHIVMNSVADLPRILREIEMLQHTGGYPSYTKQVKTAALPPS; encoded by the coding sequence ATGATACAGGCGGTTATTTTTAATCTCGAAAGTACATTGTTAGACCCCGGAGGACGAGGCTTAACCCAGGGAATGCGTGATATTTTCAGATGGAAAGGTATACAGGTAACTGAAGAACAGGTATCTCATGGGCGAGGAATGCCGATCCGGGATCATATTGCGAATGTGCTGGGACTTTCAGAGGTTCGGAAAAAATGGCTGGAGTGCTTTGGTGCGCATCCTGGCAGAGTGGATATTGAGCATATTTATCTTGAGCTTGTCCCTGTTCTCCGCTCCTTGATCCAAGGGGCTGAGCCTGCTATCGGTATAGATAGGGCGCTGCAGGAGTTGCAGGATCGTCGCATTCAGTCAGGTGCCACTGCATCCTGTCCAATGGAGATGCTCAGTCACGTATTTACGCCTGCGCAGTCACCCTATACGCTGGATTGTATGGTTGCCCCTTGTGAAGTTTCGCAGGGGAGACCTTATCCGTGGATGATCTATGAAATTGCACATCGCTTGCAGGTATTTCCGCTGAGCGATATTGTGAAAGTAGGAGATACAGCAGCCGATATGCAAGAAGGACGGAACGCCGGTGTATGGACGATTGGTGTCTTGAACCATAACGAAAGCGTGACGACCGTAGCTCAAACGACCAGCCATGAAGCGGAAGACAGAGTGGCTGAGGAACGGCGCAGACAGAGTGTATATGGTTTGAAAAGAGCAGGAGCCCACATCGTGATGAACTCGGTCGCTGACTTGCCGCGTATTCTGCGTGAAATCGAAATGCTCCAGCATACGGGAGGCTATCCTTCTTACACAAAACAGGTGAAAACAGCGGCGCTACCTCCATCATAA
- a CDS encoding ArsR/SmtB family transcription factor, translating to MQLDISEKSLPVYEALASEVRLNMIVLLAEKPMNIRELAEALGLSSAIMTMHVKKLERASIISTKMLPGRGGVQKVCSLATDKIEIAMPRYQQDVRQFHQTEISVGHFTDFEIQATCGLATVEKIIGEFDEPRSFLDPERFNSKILWFSQGYMDYKVPNFLLSSQKAEELEISMELSSEAPFTNDNWPSDITFFLNDVNLGTWTSPGDFGDNRGKYTPAWWPDFINQYGLLKRLRVTSEGTFMDGKQISDVTLSQVLIDQKQWKFRIAILDDAQHVGGVTLFGTGFGNYNQDILFRLYYKHAENHTKAVTVEAGDSSK from the coding sequence ATGCAACTGGACATTTCTGAAAAATCACTTCCCGTTTATGAGGCGCTGGCCAGTGAGGTTCGGCTAAACATGATTGTTCTGCTTGCGGAGAAGCCTATGAATATACGTGAGCTGGCGGAAGCTTTGGGGCTCAGCAGTGCGATTATGACGATGCATGTCAAGAAACTGGAGAGAGCGTCCATTATTTCGACCAAAATGCTGCCCGGACGAGGCGGGGTACAGAAAGTGTGCTCACTGGCAACAGACAAAATTGAAATCGCCATGCCACGCTATCAGCAGGATGTACGGCAATTCCATCAGACAGAGATTTCCGTCGGACACTTTACAGATTTTGAAATACAGGCGACCTGCGGACTGGCTACCGTCGAAAAGATCATTGGTGAATTCGATGAGCCTCGTTCGTTCTTGGACCCTGAGCGCTTCAATTCCAAAATTCTATGGTTCAGCCAAGGATATATGGATTATAAGGTGCCGAATTTCCTACTGTCCAGCCAAAAAGCTGAGGAACTGGAAATTTCGATGGAACTATCATCCGAGGCCCCTTTTACCAATGATAATTGGCCTTCAGATATCACTTTTTTCCTAAATGATGTGAATTTGGGTACATGGACCAGCCCAGGGGATTTCGGGGATAACCGTGGTAAATACACACCTGCATGGTGGCCTGATTTTATCAATCAATATGGTCTCCTCAAAAGACTTCGCGTTACCTCCGAGGGTACCTTTATGGATGGGAAGCAAATTTCTGACGTGACTTTAAGCCAAGTGCTGATTGATCAGAAACAATGGAAATTCCGTATTGCCATATTGGATGATGCCCAGCATGTGGGAGGGGTTACTCTGTTCGGCACCGGATTCGGTAACTACAATCAGGACATCTTGTTCCGTTTGTACTACAAACATGCAGAAAATCATACCAAAGCAGTAACGGTAGAAGCTGGCGATAGCAGCAAATAG
- a CDS encoding ribonucleotide-diphosphate reductase subunit beta yields the protein MQLQKIFNTEAPNRSTRIIEGESSGILNWNDIRMPHMYKLYKVLLLNHWIPDEIPMSKDASQFPVLDAEEQRTFKINIGLLAVLDSMQTMFVGDVKRYFTDSSLEAISAIIGQQEVVHNQSYSYVLSSLVSDQEQKEIFEYWKNDPVLLERNTFISDIYQEFRDEQNPQTFFQAMVADLILEGIFFYSTFAFFYNLARDQKMMATSQMISYIQRDENQHCYFFAEVFKQLLSDFPELNTKENTDYVYRMIDRAVELETNWAHYTLKEVRGIDLNELSDYIKYMANMRLRLLGMDKAYEGVDVNCMPWIKPFSDEALNATKTDFFEAKSRNYGKVGDDNGFDDL from the coding sequence ATGCAGTTACAGAAGATTTTTAACACGGAAGCGCCAAATCGCTCTACCCGTATTATTGAAGGCGAAAGCTCCGGTATTTTGAATTGGAACGATATTCGAATGCCGCATATGTACAAATTGTATAAAGTGCTACTGCTGAACCACTGGATTCCAGATGAAATTCCGATGTCCAAGGACGCGTCCCAGTTCCCTGTGCTGGATGCCGAAGAACAGCGCACCTTTAAAATTAACATCGGCCTGCTGGCTGTACTGGATTCGATGCAAACGATGTTTGTCGGGGATGTAAAACGCTATTTTACCGACTCGTCACTGGAAGCTATTTCAGCGATTATCGGGCAGCAGGAAGTGGTGCATAACCAGTCCTACTCCTACGTTCTGTCTTCTTTGGTGTCAGATCAGGAACAGAAGGAAATTTTTGAATACTGGAAAAACGATCCCGTCCTGCTGGAGCGTAACACATTCATCTCGGACATTTATCAGGAGTTCCGCGATGAGCAGAACCCACAGACCTTTTTCCAAGCGATGGTAGCGGATTTGATTTTGGAGGGCATTTTCTTTTACAGTACGTTTGCGTTCTTCTACAACTTGGCGCGTGATCAGAAAATGATGGCAACCAGCCAAATGATCTCGTATATTCAGCGTGATGAAAATCAGCATTGCTACTTCTTTGCCGAAGTGTTTAAGCAACTGTTGTCTGATTTCCCTGAGCTGAATACCAAGGAAAATACGGACTATGTCTATCGTATGATTGACCGCGCTGTGGAGCTGGAAACGAATTGGGCGCATTATACGCTCAAAGAGGTTCGCGGCATCGACTTGAACGAGCTGAGCGATTACATCAAATACATGGCAAATATGCGCCTGAGACTGCTTGGTATGGACAAAGCGTACGAAGGCGTAGATGTAAACTGTATGCCTTGGATTAAACCATTCTCAGATGAAGCGCTGAATGCGACAAAAACGGACTTCTTTGAAGCAAAATCACGCAATTATGGCAAGGTCGGAGATGACAACGGATTTGACGATTTGTAA
- a CDS encoding AAA family ATPase, with translation MSIWDRNLFIRRLELIWPPDADKSQYPFNLKALHQWNELKFHPSVTYIIGENGVGKSTLMEAIAVAWGFNPEGGTKNFNFSTQATHSSLYEHIRLVRGVEKPRDGFFFRAESYYNVATHIDELDREGGGRPIRDSYGGKSLHEQSHGESFFAAFVHRFGGQGLYILDEPEAALSPLRQMAMLARIHELVQQGSQFIISTHSPILMAYPDSILYHLTHEGIDTRTLEETDHFIITKQFLNNREKMIQELFEDPQ, from the coding sequence ATGAGTATATGGGACCGTAATCTTTTTATACGTCGCCTGGAGCTGATATGGCCTCCAGATGCGGACAAGAGCCAATATCCGTTTAACTTAAAAGCCTTACACCAGTGGAACGAACTCAAATTTCATCCTTCCGTCACCTATATTATTGGAGAAAATGGCGTAGGTAAATCGACGCTTATGGAGGCAATCGCGGTCGCGTGGGGATTTAATCCAGAGGGAGGTACTAAAAATTTCAATTTTTCTACACAAGCCACGCATTCCTCACTGTATGAGCATATCCGGCTGGTGAGAGGGGTAGAAAAGCCAAGGGATGGCTTCTTTTTCCGGGCGGAGAGCTACTATAATGTGGCGACTCACATCGACGAGCTGGACCGAGAAGGAGGAGGGCGACCGATTCGAGATTCCTACGGGGGTAAATCGCTGCATGAGCAGTCGCATGGCGAGTCTTTTTTTGCTGCCTTTGTGCATCGGTTTGGAGGGCAAGGATTGTATATTTTGGATGAACCGGAAGCTGCATTATCGCCTTTGCGCCAGATGGCCATGCTTGCACGGATTCACGAGCTGGTACAGCAGGGCTCACAGTTTATCATTTCTACTCATTCCCCTATTTTGATGGCTTATCCAGATTCCATCTTGTATCATCTGACACATGAAGGGATCGACACCCGGACGCTAGAGGAAACCGATCATTTTATCATTACGAAACAATTTCTGAATAACAGGGAAAAGATGATACAGGAGCTATTCGAAGATCCACAATAA
- a CDS encoding NAD(P)H-hydrate dehydratase, giving the protein MYMVTAEEMRELDRYTIDKLGIPALTLMENAGRAVADEVLKLSHTGPGDIPGHGGIIRTETWSQGRHDLREREHWYILVGKGNNGGDGLVAARHLTDAGLRVTVVYVEPPDTLRGEAAAQRDIIAALGIPVILYGRDTLDLRGASGIVDALLGTGTQGPPREPYASLIREANASGVPLVSVDVPSGLDADTGALHEPCIRARVTVCLAYLKRGLVQYPGAGTAGDVVVRYIGIPPGLARECGVQLQVLTRDTLRAALDVDVSRSRVPDGHKGTYGHVLVAAGSLRMSGAGLLAARAALRIGSGLVTWAVPEALLPRVIGAAPELMLAAAAAGGDGEWNADSADELLQLAQARDVLAVGPGLGRFAGDTGWLRRLWEEYGGPLLLDADALNILASAGPELEAWKPRSAAVVLTPHPGEMARLLGIPTAEVQRDRITHAREYARTRGVTLVLKGARTVIACPDGAAYVNTTGHAGMATGGAGDVLTGIIAGLLAQGLNASQAAAFGVYLHGAAGETAARHRQHPASVIAGDIIEAL; this is encoded by the coding sequence ATGTATATGGTGACCGCCGAAGAAATGCGAGAATTGGATCGCTATACAATTGACAAGCTGGGTATTCCGGCCCTTACCTTGATGGAAAATGCCGGGCGCGCGGTAGCTGACGAAGTATTGAAGCTTTCACACACAGGGCCGGGGGATATACCGGGACATGGCGGTATTATACGGACAGAGACGTGGAGTCAAGGACGACATGACTTACGGGAACGAGAACACTGGTATATCCTCGTAGGCAAAGGCAACAACGGTGGTGACGGACTGGTGGCGGCCCGCCATTTAACCGATGCAGGTCTACGCGTCACCGTTGTGTACGTCGAGCCGCCAGACACGCTGCGGGGTGAAGCGGCTGCGCAGCGCGATATCATCGCGGCTCTGGGTATCCCGGTGATCCTCTATGGCCGGGATACCCTCGACCTGCGCGGCGCCTCCGGCATCGTCGATGCCCTGCTGGGCACGGGCACGCAAGGCCCGCCGCGCGAACCCTACGCCTCGCTGATCCGCGAGGCCAATGCCAGCGGCGTACCGCTGGTGTCGGTAGACGTGCCTAGCGGCCTTGACGCCGACACAGGTGCACTGCACGAGCCGTGCATTCGTGCGCGCGTCACCGTATGCCTCGCCTACTTGAAGCGTGGGCTCGTCCAATATCCAGGCGCCGGGACCGCAGGCGATGTGGTGGTACGCTACATCGGTATTCCACCCGGCCTTGCCCGTGAGTGCGGCGTGCAGCTGCAGGTCTTGACCCGTGACACGCTGCGCGCTGCGCTGGACGTGGATGTAAGCCGCAGCCGCGTGCCGGATGGACACAAGGGCACCTACGGCCACGTTTTGGTCGCGGCTGGAAGCCTGCGCATGAGCGGCGCGGGCTTGCTGGCCGCACGTGCCGCCCTGCGCATCGGCAGCGGCCTTGTCACGTGGGCGGTGCCCGAAGCGCTGCTGCCGCGCGTCATTGGCGCCGCGCCGGAACTAATGCTCGCTGCCGCAGCAGCAGGCGGAGACGGCGAATGGAACGCCGACTCCGCAGACGAGCTGCTACAGCTCGCGCAGGCACGTGATGTGCTGGCCGTCGGCCCCGGCCTCGGCCGCTTTGCAGGGGACACCGGCTGGCTACGCCGCCTGTGGGAGGAATACGGCGGTCCGCTCCTACTTGATGCGGACGCCTTGAACATCCTCGCCTCGGCGGGGCCTGAGCTAGAGGCTTGGAAGCCGAGAAGTGCGGCAGTCGTACTGACGCCGCACCCCGGTGAAATGGCTCGTCTGCTGGGCATACCGACAGCAGAGGTGCAGCGTGACCGTATCACCCATGCCCGGGAGTACGCCCGAACACGTGGGGTCACGCTGGTGCTCAAAGGAGCGCGCACGGTCATCGCTTGTCCCGACGGAGCGGCCTACGTCAATACCACAGGCCATGCTGGGATGGCGACAGGCGGTGCGGGCGATGTGCTAACAGGCATCATCGCAGGTTTGCTGGCTCAGGGCTTGAATGCTTCGCAGGCAGCAGCTTTTGGCGTGTATTTGCATGGTGCGGCTGGAGAAACAGCCGCACGTCATCGCCAGCATCCTGCCTCTGTGATCGCTGGCGACATTATTGAAGCCCTATAG